The Liolophura sinensis isolate JHLJ2023 chromosome 8, CUHK_Ljap_v2, whole genome shotgun sequence sequence GACCAATCAGGGCACCCAAGGTCTTGAAAGCTGCACTGCATGTGTTACACAGGTACTGGCGGGTGTGTAGATGCATCCCCTTGATGTGAGTGTTTAAGTTCCCACGGAATGCCGAGTCATAATCACAGTGAGGACACTTGTAAGGTCTTCGTCCCGAATGTACGGTCCTCATGTGAGAGCTCATGCCAGTCTTCAGCACGACCTTGCCACAGATGGGGCATGGAATTTGCATGCGGTTCTGCTGATGAGACTCCAGATGACGCTTCATATTTTTAGTCACCTTCCCACAATCCTGGCAAGTTTCTCCATCTTCTTGAGCTCCCTGTGTGGAAACCTTCATGATTCTCTCCCTCCACTTGGCATTTCTAATTTCTTCTTCATAATCTGTTTCCTCATTATGTTtacttttaatatgttttaccAGACCAATAAATGCTTTCTCACAGAAAGGACATTTCAAAGCCTCCTCTGTGTTTCTCTTTACGCTGCGTTTCCTGGCATCAACATCTTGGAACAATCCACCAACATCATCATCCCTCCTCTTGCGACGTTTACGATCTTCATCATCATCCAGTTTTGCAGATGTGCCATCATCAAGGTTGAGAGGACcaaatttcttcttctttaatttgGGGTCAGTTTGGGTTAAAACAGATCTTTTGTTACTGGATTCCCAAACAGTTTCTACTTCTACAAATGGGGGAGCCTCCTTAGGTGTCATGGTAACTGCTTGGGCTTTCTTTGCTGACTGAGGAATGTCATCGTCAATTTGATCAATACTGTACACATCTTGCCCTGTTACATTTACGCCAGAGGTGTCCGGAGATTTGAAGCTGTCCACTGCAAATGCTGTAAGCACAGGAGGTTCAGGTTCACCTGATGTAGTAACTTCCTTGGTTGGGGTTTCAACATTTGACAGTTCAGGCTCATCAATATCAAAGTCCATCCCATCATATCCCTGTGAACGAGTCTTCAGCTTGGGTGTTGTTTCGCTACCTTGATCCTTTGTTTGAGCATTTCCAGACACCTTAGCGCGTTTTCTTGGAGTAGCTGCTTCATCAAGTTCAACCTCGTCTTCACCAGATCCCTGATCAGCAGTACCAGTTCCCTGCTCAGACGTGCCTTGGTCAACCTCCTTACGCTTTTTTCCTTTTGTGGCTTTTTGGGGAGATTCTatctcttcttcttcttcaacTTCCTCCTCCTTTTTCTTCCTTCCTCGACCCCTCCTTGGTGTACTTTCCTCCTCAGTTGGTTCTGTTTTTATAGTCGTCTTTGGGGGTCTACCTCTACGTTTACGTTTCTCACCATCATCAGCAGGAGATTCCTCCACACTTTCAACCGCTTCCTCTTCCACAACAGCTGCTTTTGCCCTTTGTGATCTTCTTCTACTGCCTTCCACAGCCAACTCTGAATCACCAGCTTGCTTTGCTACCTTTTTACCAGCTGCCTCTTTGGCCGGTGGCGTTTCTTCTACTTCTTTTGGAGTGCCTCTAGCTAAGGATCTTCTGGTCAGCCTTGAAGGTGTTGCTTCTCCAGTCTTCTCAGCCGCAGTCTCATCCTCTTCCTTTGATTCTTTCCTTGGTCTTCCCCGcccagcagattttggcgcttcTTCCACTTTGGACTTCTTGGTTGTTGAGTCTGCTTCTTGCACTTCATCTTTCTGCACCTTTGCTGGCCTACCTCGTCCTCTTTTTGGAGTTGGTGTACTCTTCTCTTCAGTCTCTTTCTCGGCTTCTTTAGGTTCTGCAGGAGTTGCGACTTTAGCGGGACGTCCTCTTCTGCGAGGCGTTGACTTAGCAACTTCTTCCTCTGCTACAGACTCCGATGTCACTGCTGTTTCCGTCACAGTTGTTGCAGCTGCAGCTACATTTATATTCGAGCCATTAACCTTGACTTCAGTAGTTTGGGCAGAGAGCTGAGGTGACGGTACGGTTTGGTCTGGTTCGTCTCTTGGCTGACTAACCTCCATCGATTCCTCTTCCATTTCCACAGTGCTCTGCGCTGGCTGAAGAGATGGCACTTCTGCCTCTTGCCCTTCTGGCTGTGATTCAGCCACTTCCATTTCCTCTTCTCTTAACTGGGCTATTGGCTGAATTGTCTGCtgttcagttgtctgtaacAAAGATGAAACTTCGGCCAACATGTCAGCCGCCTGCTGCTGAATGCTTCCAATGCTACTGACTGCTGAACTACCACTAGCCTCAACTTGACTAACAGTGTCTGCTTCTACAGATGTTGAGGGTAGCACAGCTGATGTGCTCTGAGTGCTATCTGCCTGCTCTACTTTGGTGGTAACTGGAACATTCTCTGCCTCCTCTGTACCTTCTAATACGAGTTTCAATGGCTGGCTCTCTTCTGCTGAACTGGCCGATACTTCCTGTACATCTGATCCCTGAACAATAAATGTTTGGGCTGTGAAAGTCTCCGTCTGGCCGTCTTCTTTTGGAAAGAAAAATGAGTGTACCATATTACTATTatgtttaatatacatttattgccTCATTACTGTTCTCTTTTAAATGCTTCATATAATCATGTCACTAGTATCCCATCAAGACAAGTTTACAGGAACAACAGAATGGTCTTTCAAATGACTGTTACTATGGTGTTGAGATTATAACAGCATGAGTAGAACTGCACTTGACACATTAATGACTGCACCCCACCATTACTTACCTTGGATGGTGACAGTTTGTTGCGTACTGCTCGCTGATATGGGCTGTTGCACCAAATCTTCAGAGCTGGTAGTTACTTCTGCCTCTCTTGGTGTAGATGTCTGTACTGGTTGCACGGCTTTGGCCACTGTCGTCTCTCCAACACTGGACAAGGGCGGGTTGTTTGGTCGTAGCAAACTCCTCATGGGCCGTGCTGTCTTGGAAGGTGAGGACGAGACTGTGGTTGTGATAGTTGGGGAGCCCACAGCTTCCTGGATGGTGACTGTGGGACCACCTGTAGTCTGCGGCAATGTCATCACATCAGCAGTTGAGACAAGAGGTGCGCTACCACTCGGCTGAACTATCTGCACCTGTTCAGTAACCACGACTTGAGGTTGCCCCATAGAATCTGCAGTCACAATATTGGCCACATTTCCATCCTGTATTACTTGACCGTTCACATCGGTTGCCTGTGCAGCTATTGCATTAAACTGGGCAATGTCAGTTATCGGTACGGTGATCTGACTGCCATCAGCCGTGACATACTGAACATTACCATCCTGGCCACTGTACAGCTCTAGTCCAGCCACACTGGTCAGAGATTGATCAGAGGTGGGTTGACCAGATTCGTCCACAGTGATGTGTGCTAAGGCACCACCCTCCTGAACCATGACTGTTTCTGATGCGTCCCCCTCACCAGACTGAATTGTACCGACGTCATCTTTAGAGAAGACAATGCGCTGTCCATCAGCGGTCATGAAACTGCCATCTGGCAGCTG is a genomic window containing:
- the LOC135472987 gene encoding titin-like isoform X1 — translated: MEDPGSSVEVDQSDSTYVEGTDEIIVQQLPDGSFMTADGQRIVFSKDDVGTIQSGEGDASETVMVQEGGALAHITVDESGQPTSDQSLTSVAGLELYSGQDGNVQYVTADGSQITVPITDIAQFNAIAAQATDVNGQVIQDGNVANIVTADSMGQPQVVVTEQVQIVQPSGSAPLVSTADVMTLPQTTGGPTVTIQEAVGSPTITTTVSSSPSKTARPMRSLLRPNNPPLSSVGETTVAKAVQPVQTSTPREAEVTTSSEDLVQQPISASSTQQTVTIQEDGQTETFTAQTFIVQGSDVQEVSASSAEESQPLKLVLEGTEEAENVPVTTKVEQADSTQSTSAVLPSTSVEADTVSQVEASGSSAVSSIGSIQQQAADMLAEVSSLLQTTEQQTIQPIAQLREEEMEVAESQPEGQEAEVPSLQPAQSTVEMEEESMEVSQPRDEPDQTVPSPQLSAQTTEVKVNGSNINVAAAATTVTETAVTSESVAEEEVAKSTPRRRGRPAKVATPAEPKEAEKETEEKSTPTPKRGRGRPAKVQKDEVQEADSTTKKSKVEEAPKSAGRGRPRKESKEEDETAAEKTGEATPSRLTRRSLARGTPKEVEETPPAKEAAGKKVAKQAGDSELAVEGSRRRSQRAKAAVVEEEAVESVEESPADDGEKRKRRGRPPKTTIKTEPTEEESTPRRGRGRKKKEEEVEEEEEIESPQKATKGKKRKEVDQGTSEQGTGTADQGSGEDEVELDEAATPRKRAKVSGNAQTKDQGSETTPKLKTRSQGYDGMDFDIDEPELSNVETPTKEVTTSGEPEPPVLTAFAVDSFKSPDTSGVNVTGQDVYSIDQIDDDIPQSAKKAQAVTMTPKEAPPFVEVETVWESSNKRSVLTQTDPKLKKKKFGPLNLDDGTSAKLDDDEDRKRRKRRDDDVGGLFQDVDARKRSVKRNTEEALKCPFCEKAFIGLVKHIKSKHNEETDYEEEIRNAKWRERIMKVSTQGAQEDGETCQDCGKVTKNMKRHLESHQQNRMQIPCPICGKVVLKTGMSSHMRTVHSGRRPYKCPHCDYDSAFRGNLNTHIKGMHLHTRQYLCNTCSAAFKTLGALIGHTKRVHENWKSPNQKIFICSVCEKRFTKKYHVDRHMLIHTGEKPHKCADCGRCFNNKSNLMSHIQLVHKRLSPYQCDLCKETFKRKKLLLEHIGKEHVAHGEHVVFKTPMDELSDSDSEEEGEELEEGELDPKAALETESIQVTVTPDQAQAIEAEAAGQVEQPQTIAIQQLEPGMYGGQEVQMATVVTTEGEATHTLPQGQTITTLQTEGGQETIIIVHTADDGEVTHAIVEQNPQPGTSGDVTTLATAAELFTQMQS
- the LOC135472987 gene encoding titin-like isoform X2, giving the protein MEDPGSSVEVDQSDSTYVEGTDEIIVQQLPDGSFMTADGQRIVFSKDDVGTIQSGEGDASETVMVQEGGALAHITVDESGQPTSDQSLTSVAGLELYSGQDGNVQYVTADGSQITVPITDIAQFNAIAAQATDVNGQVIQDGNVANIVTADSMGQPQVVVTEQVQIVQPSGSAPLVSTADVMTLPQTTGGPTVTIQEAVGSPTITTTVSSSPSKTARPMRSLLRPNNPPLSSVGETTVAKAVQPVQTSTPREAEVTTSSEDLVQQPISASSTQQTVTIQDGQTETFTAQTFIVQGSDVQEVSASSAEESQPLKLVLEGTEEAENVPVTTKVEQADSTQSTSAVLPSTSVEADTVSQVEASGSSAVSSIGSIQQQAADMLAEVSSLLQTTEQQTIQPIAQLREEEMEVAESQPEGQEAEVPSLQPAQSTVEMEEESMEVSQPRDEPDQTVPSPQLSAQTTEVKVNGSNINVAAAATTVTETAVTSESVAEEEVAKSTPRRRGRPAKVATPAEPKEAEKETEEKSTPTPKRGRGRPAKVQKDEVQEADSTTKKSKVEEAPKSAGRGRPRKESKEEDETAAEKTGEATPSRLTRRSLARGTPKEVEETPPAKEAAGKKVAKQAGDSELAVEGSRRRSQRAKAAVVEEEAVESVEESPADDGEKRKRRGRPPKTTIKTEPTEEESTPRRGRGRKKKEEEVEEEEEIESPQKATKGKKRKEVDQGTSEQGTGTADQGSGEDEVELDEAATPRKRAKVSGNAQTKDQGSETTPKLKTRSQGYDGMDFDIDEPELSNVETPTKEVTTSGEPEPPVLTAFAVDSFKSPDTSGVNVTGQDVYSIDQIDDDIPQSAKKAQAVTMTPKEAPPFVEVETVWESSNKRSVLTQTDPKLKKKKFGPLNLDDGTSAKLDDDEDRKRRKRRDDDVGGLFQDVDARKRSVKRNTEEALKCPFCEKAFIGLVKHIKSKHNEETDYEEEIRNAKWRERIMKVSTQGAQEDGETCQDCGKVTKNMKRHLESHQQNRMQIPCPICGKVVLKTGMSSHMRTVHSGRRPYKCPHCDYDSAFRGNLNTHIKGMHLHTRQYLCNTCSAAFKTLGALIGHTKRVHENWKSPNQKIFICSVCEKRFTKKYHVDRHMLIHTGEKPHKCADCGRCFNNKSNLMSHIQLVHKRLSPYQCDLCKETFKRKKLLLEHIGKEHVAHGEHVVFKTPMDELSDSDSEEEGEELEEGELDPKAALETESIQVTVTPDQAQAIEAEAAGQVEQPQTIAIQQLEPGMYGGQEVQMATVVTTEGEATHTLPQGQTITTLQTEGGQETIIIVHTADDGEVTHAIVEQNPQPGTSGDVTTLATAAELFTQMQS